AGTACAGGCCAATCATGGCCAGCGTTCCCGGAGGTACCGTTTCGCTGTCGGGGTTCCCCGAAGCGGCGTTCTCCTCCTGCGCATCCAGGGTGGCCTGGAAGGCCGGTGACTCTTCAATCTTGAGCCGGAAGTAAATGGCGATCAGGCCCAGGGGGCCTGCAACGAGGAAGGGAATGCGCCAGCCCCAGTCGAGCATGGTTTCGGCACTGAGCGTCAGCTGCAGGATGGACACGACCCCGGCGCCGAGGGCAAAGCCCATGTAGCTGCCGAGATCAAGAATGCTGGAGAGGAAGCCGCGGCGCTTATCGGAGGCGTACTCCGTCACGAAGGTTGTGGCACCGGCGTACTCGCCGCCGGTGGAGAAGCCTTGGAGCAGCTTCATGAGGACCAGCAGCACCGGAGCCCACATGCCGATCTGGTCGTAGCCGGGGAGGAGGCCGATCACGAACGTTGAGCCGGCCATCAGCATCAGAGTGGTGGCCAGTGTCTTCTGGCGGCCCAGACGATCGCCGAGCCGGCCGAAGACAATTCCGCCGAGCGGGCGGGCCAGGAAAGTGGCAGCGAAAACGCCCAGGCTGAAGATCAGCTGGGCGGAGGCGTCGGCCTCGGAGAGGAAAACCGCTCCCATGGTGACGGCAAGATAGCCGTAGACACCAATGTCGAACCATTCCATGGTGTTGCCGACGACGGTTCCGCCCACGGCTTTCTTCATCATCGATTTGTCGACAACATTCACGTCGTCAACCTTCAGGCGCCGGCGCCTCAGGACGGGGCGGCGGAGAGTGGGTGCATCTTTAGGCATGTTGGCTTTCTTTCCTAGAAGTCAGCTGCGTGTATCGGAAGCAACCGGCCGGACGCCGCAACAGGCGTCAGGCAGACCAACAAGTTTAGGAAAAACAGCGGGGGTTACCGAATTATCAGCGTTCTGATGATGCGTTCAGGACACCATTTGCCGGGAAAACACCCATGCAGTCATTGGGCTCTTGGGGAATTCTGTGAATCACCTCACCCCGGAGGTTTTACGCACCGATCCGGGGCCCTTTTTCAGGAACGGACCGGAACTTTGGGGTGTACCGGAATCGGGTATTTAGGGGTCAGATTGTCACCTGAGGAAACCCCCCGCAGCCGGCGCCCGACCCACGGTCCGAGGTATTCCCGAGCCCACTGGGCATCACGGCGCAGTTGCTCGGCACGGGTCCGCGCAGGCAGCTCGTCCAGCTCCGGGACATCGATGGTGTCGGTGCGGCGCAGGACTTCGAGGACTTTCTTGGCGGTGAACATATGTCCGGCCGGGGCCATGTGCAACCGGTCTATGTCCCAGTACCTTTCGTCCTGCAGTTCCTTCATGCGCCAGTAATCCACGAGCTCGGCACCGTGGCGGTCAGCGACCTCGCGCACCAGCTCGTTGTACAGCGCCGTCCGCCCCCGGGTGGCCCCAAACACCGGTGACCGGCCCGAATCGAATCCGGTGAACATCAGCACAGCGGCGCCGGAGGCACGCAGCTTGGCAATGGCGCCGTCGTACGAGTCCATCAGTGTGTCGATGTCCACCCGGGGGCGCAGAATGTCGTTGCCGCCTGCGTAAATGCTCACCAGCGTTGGTTCCAGTGCGATGGCGGCGTCCACCTGTTCCGCCAGGACCTGATGCAGTTTCTTGCCGCGGATCGCCAGATTGGCGTATCCCCAGGAGTCTTCGGCGAGGATCAGCTGCTCGGCGACGCGGTCCGCCCAGCCCCGCACCCCGTTGGGCAGGGAGTCATCCCAGTCCCCCACGCCTTCAGTGAATGAATCGCCCAAAGCCACATACCGAGAAGTAAAAGTCACTCCCACAGGGTACAAGTTGATTCTGTTGTTTCCGCATTGACAGCTAGCTGCACGCCCGGCGGATTAGACTCTGAACAATACCGTCACCGTTTCGCAGTACACCGCGAGCAACCAAAGGAACCCATGGCCAGCTCAGCAGCCGGACCGCGCCAACGTGCCGCAGTCATCATGAACCCCATCAAAAAGACCGATGTGGACATCCGCGCCCTGGTTGAGAGCGCCTGCCGGGACCAGGGCTGGGATGAGCCGCTGTGGCTGGAAACCACCAAGGAGGATCCGGGGCGCGGCATGGCCAAAGAGGCCCTGGAAGCCGGCGTGGATGTGGTGATCGCGGCCGGCGGCGACGGAACCGTACGCTGTGTTGCCGCCGAACTGGCAGGCACTGACACGCCGCTGGGGCTCATCCCGCTTGGAACGGGGAACCTACTGGCCCGCAATCTGGATATCGCCGTCGACGATCCGGAGGCCGCGGTTACCGCCGCCCTTACCGGAACGGACCGCAATATCGACGTCGTCCACGTCACCCTGGACCGCGCGCTGGAAGGCGACGTTTTCCTGGTCATGGCCGGGCTCGGGTACGACGCCGCTCTCATGGGCGATACGAACGACACGCTCAAGGACCGCGTCGGCTGGCTGGCCTACATTGACGCTGGTGTCCGAAACCTGCCAGGCAAACCGGTCAAGAGCACCATCCGGCTCGACGGCGGCAAGGAGATCTCCGGCTTTCCCCGCAGCGTGATGGGCGGCAACTGCGGAAAGATCATGGGCGGCCTGGAGATTTTCCCCGGTGCCCGGATTGACGACGGGCTGCTGGACATCATGACCATGGCCCCCAAGGGGCGGTTGGGCTGGCTCGGTGTTGTGGCCGGACTGCTGCGCCGGGGGAAGGGCAAGGGAACTTCCGTGGAGTATTACCAGTGCAAGGAAGCTGAAATCTTCACGCAGACCCCGCAGGAATTCGAAGTTGACGGTGACCACCTGGGCAAGGCCTCGCATGTGGCTTTCCGCGTCGATCCCAGCGCTTTGCGGGTTCGGATGCCGCAGGGTGAGAAGGATCCGGCCATTCTGACCGACCCTGAAGTCTAGAAGGCCGCTGCCCCGGGCCAGGGGCAGCGGCCTTCGTTG
This genomic interval from Arthrobacter sunyaminii contains the following:
- a CDS encoding MFS transporter, producing MPKDAPTLRRPVLRRRRLKVDDVNVVDKSMMKKAVGGTVVGNTMEWFDIGVYGYLAVTMGAVFLSEADASAQLIFSLGVFAATFLARPLGGIVFGRLGDRLGRQKTLATTLMLMAGSTFVIGLLPGYDQIGMWAPVLLVLMKLLQGFSTGGEYAGATTFVTEYASDKRRGFLSSILDLGSYMGFALGAGVVSILQLTLSAETMLDWGWRIPFLVAGPLGLIAIYFRLKIEESPAFQATLDAQEENAASGNPDSETVPPGTLAMIGLYWRPIIVAMVLVAAANTVGYTLTSYMPSYLTDSMGYDAVHGTLLTIPVLVAMALCIPLCGKLSDRIGRRPVLLMGAGSTIVLAVPAFLLIAHGPVWSTLLGLGLLAVPVTLYVSNLASALPALFTTASRYGAMGISYNFAVAIFGGTAPLIMQGLINLTGNDLMPAFWLMATSVVGAVAVYIMKESANRPMPGSMPSVDTHAEARELVATQDENPRLDVDSLPFGVEGTGAPKQQDS
- a CDS encoding SGNH/GDSL hydrolase family protein, which encodes MTFTSRYVALGDSFTEGVGDWDDSLPNGVRGWADRVAEQLILAEDSWGYANLAIRGKKLHQVLAEQVDAAIALEPTLVSIYAGGNDILRPRVDIDTLMDSYDGAIAKLRASGAAVLMFTGFDSGRSPVFGATRGRTALYNELVREVADRHGAELVDYWRMKELQDERYWDIDRLHMAPAGHMFTAKKVLEVLRRTDTIDVPELDELPARTRAEQLRRDAQWAREYLGPWVGRRLRGVSSGDNLTPKYPIPVHPKVPVRS
- a CDS encoding diacylglycerol/lipid kinase family protein, which translates into the protein MASSAAGPRQRAAVIMNPIKKTDVDIRALVESACRDQGWDEPLWLETTKEDPGRGMAKEALEAGVDVVIAAGGDGTVRCVAAELAGTDTPLGLIPLGTGNLLARNLDIAVDDPEAAVTAALTGTDRNIDVVHVTLDRALEGDVFLVMAGLGYDAALMGDTNDTLKDRVGWLAYIDAGVRNLPGKPVKSTIRLDGGKEISGFPRSVMGGNCGKIMGGLEIFPGARIDDGLLDIMTMAPKGRLGWLGVVAGLLRRGKGKGTSVEYYQCKEAEIFTQTPQEFEVDGDHLGKASHVAFRVDPSALRVRMPQGEKDPAILTDPEV